The Bacteroidota bacterium genome includes a region encoding these proteins:
- a CDS encoding DNA/RNA non-specific endonuclease: MRNKKKHSGKTVFLLLLFIFFFTFFLQQCHLVNKAQSKPDFASNFYPLPIKGEQLIIHSQIKISYNPNHKQANWVAYKLDSAHTGDFKRKNNFYADPNILSNSVFPVEYKQSGYDRGHLAPAGDFTWSEKAMSESFYMSNISPQMPAFNRGIWKKLEEKARQWARENGEIYVVTAGVLTEDLPAIGTKNKITVPLYYYKVILDFKEPEIKAIGFVMENKAQNKELNYFAVTIDSVEALTGIDFFPAMDDKLENRIESSNEFEKWFD; the protein is encoded by the coding sequence ATGAGAAACAAAAAAAAACATTCCGGCAAAACAGTATTCCTCCTTTTGCTTTTTATTTTCTTTTTCACTTTTTTTCTTCAGCAATGCCATTTAGTAAATAAGGCACAATCAAAACCTGATTTTGCAAGCAATTTTTATCCTTTGCCAATTAAAGGGGAACAATTAATAATTCATTCACAAATTAAGATTAGCTATAATCCAAATCATAAACAGGCAAACTGGGTAGCTTATAAACTGGATTCTGCACATACTGGTGATTTTAAAAGAAAGAACAACTTTTATGCTGACCCCAATATATTAAGTAATTCTGTTTTCCCGGTGGAATATAAACAGAGTGGTTATGACCGTGGGCATTTGGCTCCCGCAGGAGATTTCACGTGGTCGGAAAAAGCGATGAGCGAATCTTTTTACATGAGCAATATTTCACCTCAAATGCCTGCATTTAACCGTGGAATATGGAAAAAACTAGAAGAAAAGGCAAGGCAGTGGGCAAGAGAAAATGGAGAAATTTATGTTGTAACGGCAGGAGTATTAACAGAGGATTTGCCAGCAATAGGAACAAAAAACAAAATAACCGTACCTCTTTATTATTACAAAGTGATTTTAGATTTTAAGGAGCCTGAAATAAAAGCCATAGGATTTGTTATGGAAAACAAAGCCCAAAACAAAGAACTTAATTATTTTGCTGTTACAATAGATTCTGTTGAAGCTTTAACAGGCATTGATTTTTTTCCAGCAATGGATGATAAACTTGAAAACAGGATTGAATCTTCAAATGAGTTTGAAAAATGGTTTGATTAG